In one window of Hevea brasiliensis isolate MT/VB/25A 57/8 chromosome 10, ASM3005281v1, whole genome shotgun sequence DNA:
- the LOC131168730 gene encoding protein FAR-RED IMPAIRED RESPONSE 1-like isoform X1: MKISFWSEMLEVRRSYACRWTGDVKGNSKARRVPKQLETKQQHYSDLFQLATSLSKEGSISHESYGFVSHAMKKALEQCKSMNDAIKNHERFVCSEHINKENIDSNVVRENMVILDLELSKLKRAYKRIKSAIEKGQKKSNKKVRKVHMGVIVDLHSIFSLN, encoded by the exons ATGAAGATTTCATTTTGGAGTGAGATGCTCGAAGTGAGAAGATCATATGCTTGT CGGTGGACTGGAGATGTGAAAGGCAACTCTAAAGCAAGACGTGTGCCAAAACAACTTGAGACTAAACAACAACATTATAGTGACTTGTTTCAATTGGCCACTTCATTAAGCAAAGAAGGCTCTATAAGTCATGAAAGCTATGGTTTTGTTTCTCATGCTATGAAAAAGGCTTTGGAGCAATGTAAATCAATGAATGATGCAATCAAAAACCATGAGAGATTTGTTTGTTCTGAGCAtattaataaagaaaatattgaTAGTAATGTGGTAAGAGAAAACATGGTGATACTTGATCTAGAGTTGTCAAAATTAAAAAGAGCTTATAAACGAATCAAGTCTGCAATAGAGAAAGGACAAAAAAAAAGCAACAAAAAAGTGAGAAAG GTACATATGGGAGTAATAGTTGATTTACATtcaattttttctttaaattga
- the LOC131168730 gene encoding protein FAR-RED IMPAIRED RESPONSE 1-like isoform X2 translates to MAASGVFTIPSHYILKRWTGDVKGNSKARRVPKQLETKQQHYSDLFQLATSLSKEGSISHESYGFVSHAMKKALEQCKSMNDAIKNHERFVCSEHINKENIDSNVVRENMVILDLELSKLKRAYKRIKSAIEKGQKKSNKKVRKVHMGVIVDLHSIFSLN, encoded by the exons ATGGCAGCATCAG GTGTATTCACTATTCCTTCTCATTACATTTTGAAGCGGTGGACTGGAGATGTGAAAGGCAACTCTAAAGCAAGACGTGTGCCAAAACAACTTGAGACTAAACAACAACATTATAGTGACTTGTTTCAATTGGCCACTTCATTAAGCAAAGAAGGCTCTATAAGTCATGAAAGCTATGGTTTTGTTTCTCATGCTATGAAAAAGGCTTTGGAGCAATGTAAATCAATGAATGATGCAATCAAAAACCATGAGAGATTTGTTTGTTCTGAGCAtattaataaagaaaatattgaTAGTAATGTGGTAAGAGAAAACATGGTGATACTTGATCTAGAGTTGTCAAAATTAAAAAGAGCTTATAAACGAATCAAGTCTGCAATAGAGAAAGGACAAAAAAAAAGCAACAAAAAAGTGAGAAAG GTACATATGGGAGTAATAGTTGATTTACATtcaattttttctttaaattga